GGGCGGAGAGCACCAGGATCAGGACGAGAAGGGCCCAGAAGGTCATGGCCTAAAGCTCGTAGTCCTCCCCCAGGTAGTGCCTCCGTACCCCCTGGTCCCGGGCAAAGGTCTCGGGGTCGCCGTGGAAGAGAATCTCTCCGTCGTACATCACATAAACCCGGTCGGTGATGGCCAGGGTCTCCCGCACCGCATGGTCGGTGATGAAGACCCCCACCCCCCGCCTCTCCCGGAGCTCGGCGATGACCTTTTGGATCTCCTTTACGTTCTTGGGGTCCACCCCGGTGAAGGGCTCGTCCAGGAGGATAAAATCGGGGTCCGTGCAAAGGGCTCTGGCCATTTCCAGCCGCCTGCGCTCCCCCCCGGAAAGGGCGTAGGCCATCTGGTCCTTGAGGTGGTAGATGGAAAGCTCCTCCAAAAGGGCCTTGGCCTTCTCCAGCTGCTCCTTGCGGGAAAGGGGCTGGAACTCCAAAACGGCCAGGAGATTTTCCAGCACCGTCATCCGCCGAAAGGCGGAAGGCTCCTGGGGCAGATACCCCAGGCCCAGCCGGGCCCGGCGGTGCATGGGAAGGCGGCTCACCTCCTGCCCCTTTAGGAAAATCCGCCCCCCCGTGGGCCGGATGAACCCCACCACCATGTAGAAGGTGGTGGTCTTCCCCGCCCCGTTGGGGCCGAAGAGGGCCACGATCTCCCCCCGCTTGAGGCGTAGGTCCACCCCCCGCACCACCTCCCTGGAGCCGTAGCGCTTGCGCAACCCCTTGGCCAAAAGCTCCCCGTCCATTACCCTTCAGGGTAAGGCCCAACTTTTAGCCCTGGGTGAGATAATGGGCGAGGTATGGTGGTGACCCGCATCGCCCCAAGCCCCACGGGGGACCCCCATGTGGGGACGGCGTATATCGCCCTTTTCAACTACGTTTGGGCACGAAAAAACGGAGGGCGCTTTCTGGTGCGCATTGAGGACACCGACCGCACCCGCTATGTGCCGGGGGCGGAGGAACGCATCCTGGCCGCCCTTGGGTGGCTTGGCATCTCCTACGACGAAGGCCCCGACATCGGTGGGCCCCACGGGCCCTACCGCCAGTCGGAGCGGCTACCCCTTTACCAAAAGCACGCCGAGGAGCTTCTCCGGCGGGGATGGGCCTACCGGGCCTTTGAGACCCCCGAGGAGCTGGAAAGGATCCGCAAGGAAAAGGGAGGGTATGACGGCCGCGCCCGCAACATCCCCCTCGAGGAGGCCGAGGAACGGGCGAGAAGGGGCGAGCCCCACGTGATCCGCCTCAAGGTGCCAAGGCCCGGCACCACGGAGGTGAGGGACGAACTTAGGGGGGTGGTGGTCTACGACAACGGGGAGATCCCCGACGTGGTCCTTCTCAAGTCCGACGGCTACCCCACCTACCACCTGGCCAACGTGGTGGACGACCACCTGATGGGGGTGACGGACGTGATCCGGGCCGAGGAGTGGCTGGTTTCCACCCCCATCCACGTCCTCCTCTACCAGGCCTTTGGCTGGGAGGTGCCCAAGTTCTACCACATGCCCCTCCTTAGAAACCCGGACAAGACCAAGATCTCCAAGCGAAAGAGCCACACCTCCTTGGAGTGGTACCGGGCGGAGGGGTTTTTGCCCGAGGCCCTGCGCAACTACCTGGCCCTCATGGGCTTCTCCATGCCCGATGGGCGGGAGATCTTCACCCTCGAAGAGCTCATCGAGGCCTTCACCTGGGAGCGGGTTTCCCTGGGAGGACCGGTCTTTGACCTGGAGAAGCTCCGCTGGCTCAACGGCAAGTACATCCGCGAGGTCCTCTCCCTGGAGGAGGTGGCGGAAAGGGTGAAACCCTTCCTGAGAGAAGCGGGGCTCTCTTGGCCGGACGAGGCCTATTTGGGGCGGGCGGTGGAGCTCATGCGCCCCCGGTTTGACACCTTGAAGGAGCTTCCGCAAAAGGCCCCGTACCTCTTCAGCGAGGACTACCCCTTTGCGGACAAAGCCCTGGAGAAGCTGAGGGAAGGCCTTCCCATCCTAAAGGAGGTGGAGGCCCTCTTAAGGGCCCAGGAGGACTGGAGCGAGGCCGCCCTGGATGCCCTCCTCCGGGGTTTCGCCCAGGAAAAAGGCCTCAAGCTGGGCCAGGTGGCCCAGCCCCTAAGGGCCGCCCTCACGGGAAGCCTGGAAACCCCGGGGCTTTTTGAGATCATGGCCCTATTGGGCAAGGAGCGGGTCCTTGCCCGGCTGGCCCGGGCCCTAGGGAAGGGCACCTCGTGAAACACCCCACAAGCCGGGGTATACTGAAGCCATGAAGCGGATTCTCCTTGCCTTCCTCCTGCTTTTAGGAATGGCCAGCGCCCAGAGCGCCATTCAGATGCGGTTCGGCTACGGGGAAGGTTTGGGCCTTACCTTTGGAGCTGGGCTGGAAAGTCGTCTGCGACAGAACCTCTCCGGCCGGCTTGCCGCCATGCTGGCCCCGGCAGCCCCGGGGGTGGCCCTGGAGGCCGCCCTCCTCTTTAAACCCGACCTGGGCCAGTACGACCCCAGCCTAAAGGGCCTCCTCCCCTACTTCGGCGGGGGGCTTAGCGCCGTGGTGGGGCCAAGCCTCACCGCAGGGGTGGGCATCACCGGGGGAGTGGAGGGCCTACTGGACCCCTACACGGGCCTTTTCGCCGAGGCCACGTACGTCTACGGCTTCGCCCAGTTCCCCAAGGTCTGGCATTTCGCCCTGGGGGTCAGCTTCCGCTAAGGGGTCCTCCGGGAAAAGGGCAGGAAACCCATGGGCTTCTTTGACCGACTGAAAGCCGGCCTCGCCAAGACCCGGGAAACCCTCCTCAAGGCCATCCCCTGGGGGGGGAGTCCCGAAGAGGTCTTGGAGGAGCTGGAGATGGCCCTCCTTGCCGCCGATGTGGGCCTCGAGGCCACCGAGGAGCTCCTCGCCGAGGTGAAGGCCTCGGGGCGGAAGGACCTGAAGGAGGCGGTCAAGGAACAGCTGGTCCAGATGCTGGAGCCGGACGAGCGCCGGGCCACCTTGAGGAAGCTGGGTTTCCGCCCGCAAAACCCCAAGCCCGTAGAACCCCAGGGCCACGTGGTCCTGGTGGTGGGGGTGAACGGGGTGGGCAAGACCACCACCATCGCCAAGCTGGGCCGCTACTACCGAAACCTGGGCAAGAAGGTCATGTTCTGCGCCGGGGACACCTTCCGCGCCGCTGGGGGGGCTCAGCTTTCCGAATGGGGGAAACGCCTGGACATCCCCGTGATCCAAGGGCCGGAAGGCGCCGACCCCGCCGCCTTGGCCTTTGACGCCGCCAGCGCCCGCAAGGCCAGGGGGTACGACCTCCTTCTGGTGGACACCGCAGGCCGCCTCCACACCAAGCACAACCTCATGGAGGAACTGAAGAAGGTGAAGCGGGCCATCGCCAAGGCAGACCCCGACGAGCCCAAGGAGGTTTGGCTGGTGCTGGACGCCGTCACCGGGCAAAACGGCCTCGAGCAGGCCAAGCGCTTCCACGAGGCGGTGGGGCTTACGGGGGTCATCGTCACCAAGCTGGACGGCACCGCCAAGGGCGGGGTCCTCATCCCCATCGTGCGCACCCTCAAGGTGCCCATCCGGTTCATCGGGGTGGGGGAAGGCCCCGACGACCTCCAGCCCTTTGACGCGGAGGCCTTTGTGGAGGCGTTATTGGAAGCCTAAGCTTCCTCTTCCCCCTTAGGCCAGGGGCAGTGGCGACAACCCGAACCGCAGCAAAGCCCCCGTTTGCGGAGATACGCCTCCGTGAAAACCATCCGCCCCTCCTCCCAATAGAAGTCTTCGCCCTCTTGGAGTTCGGCTTCCGCCATGAGCCTTAGTCTAGCGGTATGCTCTCCCCATGAACCGCGCTCCCTTCCTCCTCGCCTTCGCCTGGGTGGTGGCCCTGGTGGCCACCTTGGGAAGCCTCTACTACTCCGAGGTGCGGCTTTTCTTGCCCTGCGAGCTCTGTTGGTACCAGCGCATCTTCATGTACCCGCAGGCGGTCCTCCTGGGCCTAGCCCTTTGGCGGCAGGACCTTGCTGTCTGGCCCTATGCCCTTACCCTTTCCCTCATCGGGGGCGGATTCAGCACCCTACATCTCCTGGAGCAGCGCTTCCCCGACCTCTTCACCCTGGCCTGCAAGCCCCCGGTGCCCTGCAACGTGGAGTACATACCCCAGTTCCCCATCCCCTTGCAGGCCCTGATCGCCTTCCTCCTCATCGCCCTTAGCATGGGGTTTCTGGCCCGAGAGGCCCGTCAAAGGGGGTAGCCGAGCCCCTCGAGGACCCCCCTCACCCTATAGCCCAGGAGGTCCTCCGGGGGGTAGACCACCTGCACCCTTTCCCAAGCCCCCTTCTCCACCGGGGCCAGGGCCAGAAGGGCGTGAAAGGGCTGGAGTATTTCCAGGTTAAGCCGCCCTCCCACATA
This portion of the Thermus caldifontis genome encodes:
- the lptB gene encoding LPS export ABC transporter ATP-binding protein; this encodes MDGELLAKGLRKRYGSREVVRGVDLRLKRGEIVALFGPNGAGKTTTFYMVVGFIRPTGGRIFLKGQEVSRLPMHRRARLGLGYLPQEPSAFRRMTVLENLLAVLEFQPLSRKEQLEKAKALLEELSIYHLKDQMAYALSGGERRRLEMARALCTDPDFILLDEPFTGVDPKNVKEIQKVIAELRERRGVGVFITDHAVRETLAITDRVYVMYDGEILFHGDPETFARDQGVRRHYLGEDYEL
- the gltX gene encoding glutamate--tRNA ligase; this translates as MVVTRIAPSPTGDPHVGTAYIALFNYVWARKNGGRFLVRIEDTDRTRYVPGAEERILAALGWLGISYDEGPDIGGPHGPYRQSERLPLYQKHAEELLRRGWAYRAFETPEELERIRKEKGGYDGRARNIPLEEAEERARRGEPHVIRLKVPRPGTTEVRDELRGVVVYDNGEIPDVVLLKSDGYPTYHLANVVDDHLMGVTDVIRAEEWLVSTPIHVLLYQAFGWEVPKFYHMPLLRNPDKTKISKRKSHTSLEWYRAEGFLPEALRNYLALMGFSMPDGREIFTLEELIEAFTWERVSLGGPVFDLEKLRWLNGKYIREVLSLEEVAERVKPFLREAGLSWPDEAYLGRAVELMRPRFDTLKELPQKAPYLFSEDYPFADKALEKLREGLPILKEVEALLRAQEDWSEAALDALLRGFAQEKGLKLGQVAQPLRAALTGSLETPGLFEIMALLGKERVLARLARALGKGTS
- the ftsY gene encoding signal recognition particle-docking protein FtsY, encoding MGFFDRLKAGLAKTRETLLKAIPWGGSPEEVLEELEMALLAADVGLEATEELLAEVKASGRKDLKEAVKEQLVQMLEPDERRATLRKLGFRPQNPKPVEPQGHVVLVVGVNGVGKTTTIAKLGRYYRNLGKKVMFCAGDTFRAAGGAQLSEWGKRLDIPVIQGPEGADPAALAFDAASARKARGYDLLLVDTAGRLHTKHNLMEELKKVKRAIAKADPDEPKEVWLVLDAVTGQNGLEQAKRFHEAVGLTGVIVTKLDGTAKGGVLIPIVRTLKVPIRFIGVGEGPDDLQPFDAEAFVEALLEA
- a CDS encoding DUF5522 domain-containing protein translates to MAEAELQEGEDFYWEEGRMVFTEAYLRKRGLCCGSGCRHCPWPKGEEEA
- a CDS encoding disulfide bond formation protein B translates to MNRAPFLLAFAWVVALVATLGSLYYSEVRLFLPCELCWYQRIFMYPQAVLLGLALWRQDLAVWPYALTLSLIGGGFSTLHLLEQRFPDLFTLACKPPVPCNVEYIPQFPIPLQALIAFLLIALSMGFLAREARQRG